The genome window TGGCATGCAGGTAAAAATCACCAATTATGGCGCCATCATCGTTTCAATATTTACGCCAGATAAAACTCAGCGCCTTACCGATATCGTCTTAGGCTATGATAATGTTGCAGACTATGAAGCTGACAACTATTATCTTGGCGCAGTCATCGGCCGCTATGCTGGGCGCATCCATCAAGGCAAAATTTCAATCAATGGCCAACAACATCAACTAACACTCAATGCCCCAGACAGCCAGTTACATGGTGGTAAGCAAGGGTTGAATAAACAATTATGGCGTGCCAAAACCAGCGAAAATGCAGATACTGCCTGTTTAACACTGTCATACACCAGTCCAGATGGTGAGCAAGGTTTTCCTGGCACCGTTAATTTTACCGTCAATTATCACCTTAATGATAATAATGAACTGATTGTTGAATATTTGGCTAAAACCGATCAGCCAACCTTAGTTAATCTCACTCAGCACAGTTATTTTAATCTTGCCGGTCATAACAGTGGCAATGTGCATTCCCATCAAGTCGCCATTAATGCCGACTATTTTTTACCGATGAATGAACGAGCCTATCCAACGGGGGAAATTGCACAGGTAGACCATACACCACATGACTTTAGACAGTTAAAAGCATTGGCTCAGGATATTGATGCTGACAATAAACAAATTGCCATTGGCAAAGGTTATGATAATTATTGGCTGCTCAACGATAACGCGATATCAGTACAAGCATTTGCAGCTCAGGTAGTAGAACCTAATTCAGGCCGGCGGATGACAATCTATACCGATCAGCCAAGCATGGTGCTATATACAGCAAATTACATAGATGGCAGTCATATTGGAAAAAATAATTATTGCTATCAGCGCAGAGCGGCGCTGTGCTTAGAACCTCAGCGTGCTAACAATAAAGAAAAAGGTGTCACTTTGGACAATACCTTGTTAACACCAACACAGCCATTTGCCAGCACCACTCGTTATGTGTTTGATCTGATAGAAAGCTAACAACTCTCGCTTTTAACGACAAAAAAAGGAAGTGACATCCACTTCCTCTTAATGACAAAAATAAGTAAAAACAGTCGATATTAAACATCAAGCAAGCGCTTAATATCATCGGTAATTTGATCGATTTTATTAACATCAACTGGCGCAATAAAAATGGTATCATCGCCAGCGAGTGTACCTAAGATCCCTGCTGACTCCCCCATACTGTCTAACATACGAGAAATTAACGGTGCGCCACCAATGCCTGTTTTAACAATGATCTGCATATTATTATGCTTAACACTGACCACGACAGATTGAATGGCCTGACGGGATTTCGGGATCGCCAATTCATCCGGCAGAATATACACCACCTGATTACTGGCATTACGCATTTTTACCGCGCCCAATTTTGACAGCAAACGGGAAATTTTAGCCTGCGACATATTTTTAAAGCCTTGCTCAGCTAAAGCGTCCGCTAACTGGCTTTGTGAACCGTAACATTGTTCATGCAATAAGGCTTTAAATGCCAAAACCAATTCGGCTTCATTCTTCTTACGTTCTGATGTCATTATTATCCTAAAAGCTAACCTTTACTCACTGATATTTTAGCTAGTTTCCTAAGTAAATCCTACTTTTTTATTCACTTAGTATTTAGTTAAATTTTAGTCCTTACTGACAATTAGCGAAGTGAAGTTTATATTTATTGCTTTTGGTTGAATATTTATGCTATTGCTGCACGCATGGCTAGTTTAAATCACTAACGCCCGTTGCTCAGCAATCCCCATAGACAAAATATAGGGATCTTGCTTTTGTCGTTCAATAAAGTCGGTTTTACAATTTAATCCTTGCCACTGATGTTCAATCAAGCATTGCGCGACAGAACCACCAAGTGTTGCTCCTGGTCCTAAAATAATTAATTTGTCTGGGGCAAATTCTTTAACCGCCACTTCAATTGCCTTACTAAAGTTATATGGCGCTACCACTTGCGTGCCTAAAGTATAATCATATAATGCCTGACAATCCGTTGCATAAGGCTGCCAGATATTTCCTAGACCATCAATCAATGGTACATCAGGACAATGAAACAAAGACGGTGCCAGCATCTGCTGCGCCTTGGAAGATATCTCATTTAACAGTGGGGTATGAAATGCCGCATGGTTAAATAAATTCATCGGGTATCTATCATCGATCACTGGCAAATTTTCCTGCATCGCCTGCAAGCCGTTTTTATCGCCGCCCAGTACAATATAACCGCCAAGATAGATCGAAATATAAACCTGACAATCAGCTCTTTGATTAACCTCTGTCACCAAAGCCAATACCTGCTGTTCTCGTTGTTTATCCCGTTGCCAGTACTGATCAACCACAGGGTAAATCAATTGCCCGCCGATAATCCCATCAGTCATCATCGACCCCATGGTATTAATCAGTTCAATTGCGCCATAAGCTTTTAACGCACCAGCAACTGCTAATGCAATATACCAGCCCATAGAATTCCCAGTGACGGCAACAATGTCATACTTATCGTTATCAATCGACTGATAATCGCCATAAGCGCAGGCATAAATCAGTGCAGAAGCGTTTTCACCGGCGGTATGAGTACGCATACTGTATTTATCCATGCTATCAAGCTTGCTGATCGGCGCCTGATTTTGCAGGGTTCGATACTGATCGATGTGCTCAATAAATGACGATTTATCACTATGAAAACGCGATAAATAACCTAATTCTTCCTTATTATAGGTTCCTCGCCCAGGACAAATCACCACTGCTCTTTGTTTCTTGGTATTGGTCATTTTATTTTCCTAGTTGGTGACTGGCATAGTGATAACGCGTTAGCAACAATGTCATCTTTAGAAGGTAAAACATGATACGCCGCACTGCCTAATGGGATAAAACTGTCTGCACCACATAAACGTTTGATCTGCTGTGCGGCTTTTTCGTGACAATGTTCAGTTAATAACGCCATTAACGCTTCGCTGATCGATCCAGTTTGTCGACATTCATCAACAATTAATACTTTTTGACAATCTTTTACCTGCTCAATAATGCCGGCTTCGTCTAATGGTGCTAACCAGCGTAAATCAACAACTCGGGCATTCACTCCCTGTTGCGCTAATTCTTGTTGCGCCTGACGCGATAAATAATAGCCATTACCATAAGTCAAAATACATAAATCCTGACCTTCGCCAGCCACTTTCACTGTCATTTGCGTGGCAAGATCCTCAGTCGCTTGTTCGGGTGTTTGTTCAAGATAATCAAAGGTCCATAAACCATCACCTTCCTGATGCAAATCTTTAGTCATATAAAGCGCGATGGGTTCTAAAAACACCACCACCCGCTGCTGCTCTTGAGCCAGCCGCACTGAGGTTCTTAGCATCTGCTGCGCATCGCCACCATTGGATGGACAAGCTAAAATTAACCCTGGAATATCACGAAATACCGCAAACGAATTATCATTGTGAAAATGGCCACCAAAGCCTTTTTGGTAAGCCAATCCTGCAATGCGGATCACCATAGGATTGGTATACTGACCTTTACTGAAAAACGATAACGTCGCCGCTTCACCGCGTATTTGATCTTCTGCATTATGAACATAGGCTAAAAACTGAATTTCAGGAATAGGCACAAAACCGTTATGGGCTAAGCCAATGGCACCGCCTAATATTGACTGTTCATCAAGCAGTGTATTCATCACTCGATTTTTACCAAAGCGATCGACCAGCTTAGTAGTGACATTATAGACGCCACCTTTGCGGGCAATATCTTCACCAAGCAACACGACATTGCTGTGCTCTGCCATGACATCGATTAACGTCCAGTTGATAAGCTTAGCCAGGTGCTGTTTCTTTTTAAGATTATGCTTTTCATGGGCAAACAGCTTCATCCGTTGTTCACTATCCACTTGATTCCGATAACGATTATCAGTGATTACTGGCGGATTAAGACTAGCCATCACCTGCTCAGCACTCTCTAGTCTCGACTTATTAATAACCTGTTCGGCCACCGTCACGACTCGCTGAGCAATTCGCTGATAAATATCAACAATTTGCTCAGCGGTTAAAATGTCATTATCCAGTAAAATAGCCGCACTATGTAATAACGGATCATTACGTTCATTATCATCAATTTGTTGCTCTTTACGATAAACAAACTCAGCATCAGAACCGGCATGGCCTAATAAACGGATCAGTCTGAGATGTAAAAATACCGGTTTCTGTTTTTCACGCGCCAGTTTTGCCGCCTGCAACGTGGTTCGGTAAGTATCTAAGACATTCAAACCATCACAGGTTAAATAAATCAACCCTGCCCGATCTTTATAGTTAGCTTCTACCCAGCCATTAGGGGTTGAAGTAGAAATACCAATACCATTGTCTTCACAAACAAACACTATCGGCATAGGTATCGACTGATACGCAGCCCACGCCGCACTGTTAATTGCTCCTTGGGCAGTTGAATGGTTCGATGATGCATCACCAAAACTACAAACGATCACACTATCGTTTGGCATCTCTCCCTGATGACCAAGACGCTTAGCCAAACCAACAGAAAATGCAGCCCCCATCGCTTTTGGCAAATGCGATGCAATCGTACTGGTTTGAGGTGGAATAGCTAATGCTTTACTACCAAGCACCTTATGACGACCACCAGAAATAGGATCATCTTTTGCGGCGGCAAATGACAGCAACATATCATAGATTGAGGTTTGGCCATCCACTTGCTTACCACGCTGAATGGTAAAAGCACCACTTCGGTAATGTAAAAATGCCATATCGGTTGGTCTAAATGCTTTTGCACTAGCGGCATTTCCTTCATGGCCAGAGCTTCCTATAGTATAGAAGCTTTGACCATTTTTTTGCATCA of Thalassotalea insulae contains these proteins:
- a CDS encoding aldose epimerase family protein, translated to MSSHLAFNRIIQQDFGQLTSGEFASLYTLTNANGMQVKITNYGAIIVSIFTPDKTQRLTDIVLGYDNVADYEADNYYLGAVIGRYAGRIHQGKISINGQQHQLTLNAPDSQLHGGKQGLNKQLWRAKTSENADTACLTLSYTSPDGEQGFPGTVNFTVNYHLNDNNELIVEYLAKTDQPTLVNLTQHSYFNLAGHNSGNVHSHQVAINADYFLPMNERAYPTGEIAQVDHTPHDFRQLKALAQDIDADNKQIAIGKGYDNYWLLNDNAISVQAFAAQVVEPNSGRRMTIYTDQPSMVLYTANYIDGSHIGKNNYCYQRRAALCLEPQRANNKEKGVTLDNTLLTPTQPFASTTRYVFDLIES
- the argR gene encoding transcriptional regulator ArgR, with product MTSERKKNEAELVLAFKALLHEQCYGSQSQLADALAEQGFKNMSQAKISRLLSKLGAVKMRNASNQVVYILPDELAIPKSRQAIQSVVVSVKHNNMQIIVKTGIGGAPLISRMLDSMGESAGILGTLAGDDTIFIAPVDVNKIDQITDDIKRLLDV
- a CDS encoding ACP S-malonyltransferase, with product MTNTKKQRAVVICPGRGTYNKEELGYLSRFHSDKSSFIEHIDQYRTLQNQAPISKLDSMDKYSMRTHTAGENASALIYACAYGDYQSIDNDKYDIVAVTGNSMGWYIALAVAGALKAYGAIELINTMGSMMTDGIIGGQLIYPVVDQYWQRDKQREQQVLALVTEVNQRADCQVYISIYLGGYIVLGGDKNGLQAMQENLPVIDDRYPMNLFNHAAFHTPLLNEISSKAQQMLAPSLFHCPDVPLIDGLGNIWQPYATDCQALYDYTLGTQVVAPYNFSKAIEVAVKEFAPDKLIILGPGATLGGSVAQCLIEHQWQGLNCKTDFIERQKQDPYILSMGIAEQRALVI
- a CDS encoding dehydrogenase E1 component subunit alpha/beta, producing the protein MSDRNQSLKENFIRCIKQQQLPQLSVSLTPEGVGLSANDVVDLFETQVISRHLDLHSRVMQKNGQSFYTIGSSGHEGNAASAKAFRPTDMAFLHYRSGAFTIQRGKQVDGQTSIYDMLLSFAAAKDDPISGGRHKVLGSKALAIPPQTSTIASHLPKAMGAAFSVGLAKRLGHQGEMPNDSVIVCSFGDASSNHSTAQGAINSAAWAAYQSIPMPIVFVCEDNGIGISTSTPNGWVEANYKDRAGLIYLTCDGLNVLDTYRTTLQAAKLAREKQKPVFLHLRLIRLLGHAGSDAEFVYRKEQQIDDNERNDPLLHSAAILLDNDILTAEQIVDIYQRIAQRVVTVAEQVINKSRLESAEQVMASLNPPVITDNRYRNQVDSEQRMKLFAHEKHNLKKKQHLAKLINWTLIDVMAEHSNVVLLGEDIARKGGVYNVTTKLVDRFGKNRVMNTLLDEQSILGGAIGLAHNGFVPIPEIQFLAYVHNAEDQIRGEAATLSFFSKGQYTNPMVIRIAGLAYQKGFGGHFHNDNSFAVFRDIPGLILACPSNGGDAQQMLRTSVRLAQEQQRVVVFLEPIALYMTKDLHQEGDGLWTFDYLEQTPEQATEDLATQMTVKVAGEGQDLCILTYGNGYYLSRQAQQELAQQGVNARVVDLRWLAPLDEAGIIEQVKDCQKVLIVDECRQTGSISEALMALLTEHCHEKAAQQIKRLCGADSFIPLGSAAYHVLPSKDDIVANALSLCQSPTRKIK